The Candidatus Eisenbacteria bacterium genomic interval GCAGCTCGGCCTCGCTCATCCGCCCGCCACGCGCCTCGAGGGCGTGCTGCCGGACCTGCGCCAGCACGCTCGCGGCCTGCTCTCCGCCCATGACGCTGATGCGGCTGTTCGGCCACATGAACAGGTAGCGTGGCTGGAAGGCGCGGCCGCACATGCCGTAGTTTCCGGCGCCGTAGCTGCCGCCGATGATCAGCGTCAGGCGCGGCACGGGAGCGTTGGCGACGGCGTGCACCATCTTGGCGCCGTCCTTGGCGATGCCGCCGTGCTCGTACTGCCGGCCGACCATGAAGCCGGTGATGTTCTGCAGGAACAGCAGCGGCACGCCGCGCTGCGAGGCCAGCTCGATGAAATGCGTCGCCTTGAGCGCCGATTCGCTGAACAGGATGCCCTGGTTGGCGAGGATCGCGACCGGCATGCCGTGCAGGTGCGCGAAGCCGGTGACGAGCGTCGTGCCGTAGCGCGCCTTGAACTCGTGCAGCCGCGAGCCGTCCACGAGGCGTGCGATGACCTCGCGCACGTCGTACGAAGTGCGCAGGTCCTTCGGCAGCACGCCGTACAGTTCGGCCGGATCGTAGGCCGGCGCTTCGGGCTCGCGCAGGTCGAGGTCGGCGCGCCGGCCCGCCCCGAGGTGGCCGATGGCCTGGCGCACCTGCTCGAGCGCGTCCGAGTCGTCCTCGGCGAGGTGATCGGCGACCCCGGAGATGCGCGTGTGCACGTCGCCACCGCCCAGCTCCTCGGCGGTGACCTCCTCGCCCGTCGCCGCCTTCACGAGCGGCGGGCCGGCGAGGAAGATGGTGCCCTGGTTCCGCACGATGACGGCCTCGTCGGACATCGCCGGCACGTACGCGCCGCCCGCGGTGCACGAACCCATCACGGCGGCGATCTGCGGGATGCCGGCCGCCGACATGCGCGCCTGGTTGTGGAAGATGCGCCCGAAGTGGTCCCGATCGGGGAAGACTTCGGCCTGCAGCGGCAGGAACGCCCCGCCCGAGTCCACGAGGTAGACGCACGGCAGGCGGTTCTCGTAGGCGATCTCCTGCGCGCGCACGTGCTTCTTGACCGTCATCGGCAGGTAGCTGCCGCCCTTCACGGTCGCGTCGTTGGCGACCACCATCACCTGCCGCCCGTGCACGACGCCGACGCCGGTCACGATGCCGGCGGCCGGCGCCTCGTCGCCGTAGAGCCCGTTCGCGGCCAGCGCCGAGAGCTCGAGGAACGGCGTTCCCGGATCGAGCAACCGCTCGACGCGGTCGCGCACGAACAGCTTGCCGCGCGAGCGGTGGCGCGCGAGCGCATCCGCCCCGCCGCCGGCGCGCACGGACGCGAGGCGCGCGCGCAGTTCGCCGGCGAGGGCGCGGTGGTGCGCCGCGTTGGACTGGAACTCGGCGCTCGACGGGTCGAGGTGCGACTCGATGCGTTCCATCGGAACGGAACGTAGCCCAGACCGTTCACCGACCGCCAGCCGGACGCCCGCCGGGTGGCTGCCCCGCGAAGCGAGGCCTCAGCCTTTCGCCTGCCTCGCGGCCATCTCCTCGCGCGTCGGTCCGTAAATGCCCGGCGGCGTTCCGCCGGCGAGGCGGCACATCAGGGTGAGTTGTCCGCGGTGGTGAATGGCGTGGTGCAGCAGCCAGCCCCACAGGACCTCCGACACGCTGACCGTCGTTCCCATCGGCGAGGCGAGTTTGCGTTCGAGCTCGGCGGGACCGAGAGCGGCGACCTGCGCGCGGCTCGCGGCATGCACGCGCTCGTAGCCGCCCGCCAGCTCGGCCACGGTGCGGGGCTGCTCGAGCCCCGGGAGCTTGACCGTGAAGTCCAGCTTGCCGGTGGCCACGGAGTGCGCCATCACGGCGTCAATGCCCGCCAGGTGCCAGGCCTGCTCGGCGAGCGTGCGGCCCTCGGGGTAGGCGCGGAAGTCGTACTTCCCGGCCGGGAGCGAACGCAGGACACGCACGGTGCTGCCGGCCTCGTGGTCCCAGGTGGCGAGGAACGATTGCAGTTCGTGGGTGGTCATGGACGGCTCCCTTCCGGTGGGTGACGCAGGGCGTGGATGAAGGCCGGCAGTATACGCCGCGGGGGTCGGCGGGGGATGCGCGGCTACGCGGGCGGCCGCGTCCCTTCGGCCCAGCAGATCGTGTACCAGAACGCCGCGTCCGCGCGGCGGGCGAACGACTCGAGCCCCGCGAGCGCGGCATCGAACTCCCCCGCCGACACGCCGCCGGTCTCGAGGATCGTCTCGCGCGCGCCGCGGAAGATGTCCGCGAGATTGGAGACGAAGGGGATGAACGACGGCTGGCCCGAGCAGGCGCCGAACGGCAGCAGTTCGATCCGTCGCGGCTCGAGCCCGGCGCTCGAGAGCAGTTGCACGAGCCGCCGGCCGACGATGGGATCGTGGCCGAGCCGGTCGTAGGTGCGCACGTACGCGCGCCAGACCGCCGACACGCACGGCGGCTCGGGCCACAGCCGCAGCTGCTCGTGGTCGTCGTCCTCCAGGACGACGCGTCCGCCCGGCCGCACCGCGCGCGCCATGCCGGCGACCGCCGCGCCGGGGTCGCGCAGGTGCTCGAGCACGAAGCGGGCATGCGCGCAGTCGAAGCCGCCGATTTCGCCCTCGCCGAGCGGCAGGGCGAGCGCGTCGCCCTGGCGGAACTCCACGAGCGGGTCCTCGCCCGCCTCGCGGGCGAGCGCCCGCGCGCGCGCGAGCTGCTCCTCGCTGCGCTCGATGCCGAGCGTTCGCGCCCTCGTGACGCGCGCCACGTCGCGCGCGAACTGACCCAGCCCGCTGCCGACGTCGAGGAACGTCTCGCCCGCGCCCGGCGCGAGCGCCGCGAGCGAAGCGCGGTTGACGAGCGCGTTCAGGTCGGCGAGGCGCCGCTGTTCCCCGGGGTGCGTGCCGTGGACGTAATCGTTCGACATGCGGGTCACGCCGCTGCGTCGAGCCCGCCCGGGCGCATCAGAGGACGCGCACGACCTCGTACTTCCTCGGATCGTCCACGAAGGCGGACTTGTTCGCCTCGGACTCGAAGAAGTAGGGACCGCCGATCCACCAGGCGCTCGGCGTGAGGGACGAGGGCAGGAAGCGCCGGCCGCTCACGGGGTCCCGGACGACGCCGCACCACAGGTGCGGCGCGCGCAGGAAGCGCCGCAGGTCGCGTTCGTTGGCGAACCGGTAGACCTCGCCGTTGACGCGGGACTGCAGGTCCGGCGACAGCGAGCCGAGCTGCGTCGGGTCCACCGGATCCCAGAGCGCGCGCTGCAGGTGAAAGAGCGCGAACTCCGAGTCCACGACCGGTCCCGACGGGACCGCGTAGGGCGCTCAGGTGAAGCGGGAGGAGGGCGGCGTGAGAGAGGCGCCCGCGGCAAATGCCGCGTGCGGCCCGGCAAACGCGAGTGCCAGGGCGAGGCCGCAACAGACGGCGGGGCGCCCCGACCGGGTCCTCGCGTGCTTCGTCCGGCGCGTGCGGAGCAAGGGGTTCATGGGCCGAAAGCCTACCATCCCCCGGCGGCCCGCGGGAATCGTCAGTCCAGGCGCTTCTTCAGCCGGATCGAGCCGTTGACCGTGCTCGCGCTGAGCTTCGCGCCGCCGTGCCCGACCGTGCCGTGCAGGTTGCGCGGCCCCCACCGGCCGGAGACCGTGACCGGGAAGTCGGTCTCGATCGAGCCGTTCACCGTGCTGCCGGTGAGATCGGCGTCGAAGGTCTCGGGCAGCCGGAGCGTGATGCTGCCGTTGACGCTCGAGAAGTCGAGCCGGTCGTCCGCGGCGACCCGGCCGAGCGTGGCCCGGATGCTGCCGTTCACCGTCGCGGCCTCGCCGCCGCGCGACGTCTCGATGTCGCAGCCGCCGTTCACCGTGTGCGCACGGACCGGTCCGCTCAGGGCGCGCGCGGACACGCCTCCGTTGACCGTGTTGGCCGAGAACCGGACGCCTGCCGGCACCCGGACCTGGAAATCCACCGTGACGTCGTTGTGACCGTTCCACGAGCGGCTCCGCCCGCCCGTGCACGCGCTGCCCTGACCCGGGTAGACGGCGCAGATCGTGATGCCGTCGGAGTCCTGGACGACCTCGATCTTCACGGTCGCGGGGTCGCTGCGCCTGCCACTCTTGTCGGCGACGACTTCGATGCGGTCGCCGCCGGCGGGCACGGCCGAAATGTCGCCGTTGACGCCGTTGATCTCGAGCGTACGTCCGGCGGCGATCGTCCCGCTCCAGTTCCACGTCTCGTGCCGGCGGCCGCTGTCGCCTCCGGCCCAGCCGTCCCGCCCGACGACCAGGCCGATGAGGGTCGCGCCGATGGCGGCGAACAGCTTCAGGGAACGCGAGCGCCCGAACGTCGTGAACATCAACGATCCTCCTCCGGTTCGGGCGCGCTCGGGGGCGCGGGCGCCCTGTGGGTCCTGCCGGCTTTCGGCGCATGCGGGGCACCCGGGCCCCGCGGAGCGCGTGGCGCCGCCGTCGCCGCGGGGACCTCGGCCGGGCGCAGCAGCTGGATCTCGCCCAGAAAGGACTCGAGCTCGAGGGACGAACCGCCGTCGCCGAGCACGAAGTTGAACTTCTGGCCCTTGCGCCACGGTCCGATTTCGAGCGGGAAGGCGCTGCTGAAGCCGCCTTCGAAGGTCGCCACGGAAACGTCGACGCCCGCACCTACGGGAACGCCCACGACCAGGTTGCCGGCGTGGCTGGCGAGCCGGTAGCGGCCGCGCGGCTCGAAGGCGCCGCGGAAGATGACGGAGCCGTTCACCGTGCTGGCCTCGACGTTGCGCGACTTCGCGCGGGCGATGCGGATGTCGCCGTTGACGCTCTCGACGACGAGGGCGCCGCTCACGTCGGCAAGCTCAATCTCGTCGTTGATCGAGGAGGCCTCCAGCCCGCCGTCGCAGTCGAACGCGCGCACGGCGCCCTCGACGGACGAAAGCTGGAGCGGCCCGCGGGCGCCGCGCACCTCGACGCTGCCGCGAACGGACTCGGCTTCGATCGCCGCCCGGACACCCTCGACCGAGATGTCGGATTCCATGCCCGAAAGTCTCAGCACCATCCACTGCGGCACGGTGATCGTGTAGTCGGCGGCCGCCGGGATCCCCCTGCGGTCGAGCGTCTCGATCTGCAGCGTGCCGCCCGCCAGGCCGGCTGGCGGTGGCGTGCCGGCGACCTCCCCGCCGGAGCGCCGGGCCAATTCCGCGGCGCGCCTGCGCGCGGCCTCGGCGCGGTTCCGGGCCGCCTCGTCGCGCCGGCGCTGCAACTCGAGCTGGATGTTGAAACGGTCGCTCCGGTCGTGCTGGGCGACGACGCGCACCACGTCCTTGTCCCAGCCCTCGACGCGAATGTTGCCGGCCATGTTGTAAAGCTCGAGCGCCACGCCCCTGGGCACGGTGAGGAGGGTTTCGCTGCGGGCGCTGAACTCCCGTCGCGCGCCCGCCGGCGCCACCAGCTCGAGCCATCGCGGCGGGGATCCGGGGGCGTCCGCGCCGGGATCGAACTCGAACGAGAAGCCCGGCGAGACGAACACGGTGCCGTCGGCGAGACGGCGGACGAGCACGCTTCCGACGTGCCGTTCGATCACGACCGGCACGGGCACGGGCGGCGCCTGCGGCGCCGTGAC includes:
- a CDS encoding DinB family protein; amino-acid sequence: MTTHELQSFLATWDHEAGSTVRVLRSLPAGKYDFRAYPEGRTLAEQAWHLAGIDAVMAHSVATGKLDFTVKLPGLEQPRTVAELAGGYERVHAASRAQVAALGPAELERKLASPMGTTVSVSEVLWGWLLHHAIHHRGQLTLMCRLAGGTPPGIYGPTREEMAARQAKG
- a CDS encoding methylcrotonoyl-CoA carboxylase gives rise to the protein MERIESHLDPSSAEFQSNAAHHRALAGELRARLASVRAGGGADALARHRSRGKLFVRDRVERLLDPGTPFLELSALAANGLYGDEAPAAGIVTGVGVVHGRQVMVVANDATVKGGSYLPMTVKKHVRAQEIAYENRLPCVYLVDSGGAFLPLQAEVFPDRDHFGRIFHNQARMSAAGIPQIAAVMGSCTAGGAYVPAMSDEAVIVRNQGTIFLAGPPLVKAATGEEVTAEELGGGDVHTRISGVADHLAEDDSDALEQVRQAIGHLGAGRRADLDLREPEAPAYDPAELYGVLPKDLRTSYDVREVIARLVDGSRLHEFKARYGTTLVTGFAHLHGMPVAILANQGILFSESALKATHFIELASQRGVPLLFLQNITGFMVGRQYEHGGIAKDGAKMVHAVANAPVPRLTLIIGGSYGAGNYGMCGRAFQPRYLFMWPNSRISVMGGEQAASVLAQVRQHALEARGGRMSEAELQAFKQPTLDKYEEEGSPYYSTARLWDDGVIDPAETRNVLALALSSCLNAPIPEMRFGVFRM
- a CDS encoding methyltransferase domain-containing protein produces the protein MSNDYVHGTHPGEQRRLADLNALVNRASLAALAPGAGETFLDVGSGLGQFARDVARVTRARTLGIERSEEQLARARALAREAGEDPLVEFRQGDALALPLGEGEIGGFDCAHARFVLEHLRDPGAAVAGMARAVRPGGRVVLEDDDHEQLRLWPEPPCVSAVWRAYVRTYDRLGHDPIVGRRLVQLLSSAGLEPRRIELLPFGACSGQPSFIPFVSNLADIFRGARETILETGGVSAGEFDAALAGLESFARRADAAFWYTICWAEGTRPPA